The following coding sequences are from one Brooklawnia cerclae window:
- a CDS encoding M24 family metallopeptidase yields MTNTQAPRARQERFASAMEAREYDFCVVSAPAAVAYLTDVDPRGFSDHGTTVLVDRDANTVLVTSDADGAAVAASGYQGRVTHWSHGPSALADREAVMRGLAVGLPYGQEARGAFDWRSRAVWEPFVSRAHPGWVIGEAEQVLADASRVKDEDELRRLRQAANLADIGYTAVVDRMTPDLRVHEIVRNVDRSLRAAGGGGYWSPLEEPAGVTGWSHYPHGSIVTLFDRLPETGVLDVAQLLPFGIHPLSENYAGAIAATIALSEPGPALRSQASQLTDAMQAAIARIGPGVTTGEVHAAFASVLADHGTTPAEDVIGYGLGTGLTYPLIAAGTSDVLEPGMVFTVRASSDVPGVPGIVYQTSLVVTGTGHELLNIVPLRLIHLY; encoded by the coding sequence GTGACGAACACACAGGCACCACGCGCCCGGCAGGAGCGATTTGCCTCGGCGATGGAGGCACGGGAATACGACTTCTGCGTCGTATCGGCGCCGGCCGCCGTCGCCTACCTGACAGATGTCGACCCCCGCGGGTTCAGCGACCATGGCACGACCGTGCTCGTCGATCGGGACGCGAACACTGTCCTGGTCACGTCCGACGCCGACGGGGCCGCCGTGGCTGCTTCGGGGTATCAGGGCCGCGTCACCCACTGGTCACATGGGCCGTCGGCCCTCGCCGATCGTGAGGCCGTGATGCGCGGGCTGGCCGTCGGCCTCCCGTACGGCCAGGAGGCCCGGGGCGCGTTCGACTGGCGGTCGCGCGCGGTGTGGGAGCCGTTCGTGTCGCGGGCCCATCCCGGTTGGGTCATCGGCGAGGCCGAGCAGGTGCTCGCCGACGCGTCTCGCGTGAAGGACGAGGACGAACTGCGTCGCCTGCGGCAGGCCGCGAACCTCGCCGACATCGGCTACACCGCGGTCGTCGACCGGATGACTCCCGACCTGCGAGTGCACGAGATCGTCCGCAACGTCGACCGGTCGCTGCGTGCCGCCGGAGGCGGGGGATACTGGAGCCCCCTGGAGGAGCCGGCCGGGGTCACCGGTTGGAGCCACTACCCACACGGGTCGATCGTGACCCTGTTCGACCGCCTCCCGGAGACCGGGGTGCTGGACGTTGCGCAGCTGTTGCCGTTCGGCATTCACCCCCTCAGCGAGAACTACGCGGGTGCGATCGCCGCGACCATCGCGCTCAGCGAGCCCGGGCCAGCTCTGCGATCGCAGGCGAGTCAGCTGACCGACGCGATGCAGGCAGCGATCGCACGGATCGGGCCGGGCGTCACGACGGGGGAGGTGCACGCCGCGTTCGCCTCGGTCCTGGCCGATCATGGGACGACACCGGCGGAGGACGTGATCGGCTACGGTCTCGGGACCGGCCTGACGTACCCGCTCATCGCGGCGGGCACGTCCGACGTCCTCGAACCCGGGATGGTGTTCACGGTCCGTGCCTCCTCGGACGTCCCCGGCGTACCCGGGATCGTCTACCAGACCAGCCTCGTCGTGACGGGGACGGGGCATGAACTCCTGAACATCGTCCCCCTGCGTCTGATCCACCTGTACTAG
- a CDS encoding aldo/keto reductase, whose product MSSHTITTPAVCLTAGATMPLIGFGTHPLRGEEATRAILEALDVGYRSVDTATRYRNQDAVGRALQATDIPRDQIFVTTKLPPDAVGYERETLEKSLTDLGTDYVDLWLMHWPPGGSAGVSAWEQMVGAREAGLVRAIGVSNYRVALLDELHRATGVYPEVAQLQWSPVHFSQRYLTACTGRGIVVGAHSPLRSARLSDPILARVAAAHQASPTQVIVRWDVQHGVAVVPKSSHRDRMVANLDVGWFQLSDDEMTAIDGLTELE is encoded by the coding sequence ATGAGCTCACACACCATCACCACTCCCGCTGTCTGCCTGACCGCGGGCGCGACGATGCCGCTGATCGGGTTCGGCACGCATCCGCTGCGCGGCGAGGAGGCGACCAGGGCGATCCTGGAGGCGCTCGACGTCGGCTACCGCAGCGTGGACACCGCGACCCGGTACCGCAACCAGGACGCCGTGGGCCGCGCGTTGCAGGCCACCGACATCCCGCGTGACCAGATCTTCGTGACCACCAAGCTGCCGCCGGACGCCGTGGGTTACGAGCGCGAGACCCTTGAGAAGAGCCTCACCGATCTCGGCACCGACTACGTCGATCTCTGGCTGATGCACTGGCCGCCCGGTGGCAGTGCGGGTGTGTCGGCCTGGGAACAGATGGTCGGGGCACGCGAGGCGGGGCTCGTCCGGGCGATCGGGGTCAGCAACTACCGGGTCGCGCTCCTGGACGAACTGCACAGGGCGACCGGCGTCTATCCGGAAGTGGCGCAGCTGCAGTGGAGCCCGGTTCATTTCAGCCAGCGCTATCTGACGGCCTGCACCGGACGCGGCATCGTGGTCGGTGCGCACAGCCCCCTCCGCAGCGCCCGCCTGAGCGATCCGATCCTGGCACGCGTGGCCGCCGCACACCAGGCAAGCCCGACGCAGGTCATCGTTCGATGGGACGTGCAGCACGGCGTCGCCGTCGTCCCGAAGTCCAGTCACCGTGACCGCATGGTCGCCAACCTCGATGTCGGCTGGTTCCAACTCAGCGACGACGAGATGACCGCCATCGACGGTCTCACCGAGCTCGAGTAG
- a CDS encoding 4-carboxy-4-hydroxy-2-oxoadipate aldolase/oxaloacetate decarboxylase, with protein MIHVRTKFTRPDPGIVARLGEFSSATIHEAQGRKGALSYRIKPIDPSMSFCGPAVTVRAHPGDNIMVQVAIAYAQPGDVVIAAAGELAQAGSFGDVMATASQSKGLAAFVTDSGIRDSADIRALGFPVFSGSICIEGTVKETLGPVNYPLVVGGQLVNPGDILKGDADGIVVVRPDEAEEVIRLCQEREDHELYIRAEHRKQERSILEIHGLTEKLAAKGLLVES; from the coding sequence ATGATCCACGTCCGCACCAAGTTCACCCGTCCCGATCCCGGCATCGTCGCCCGGCTCGGGGAGTTCTCCTCGGCGACGATCCATGAGGCCCAGGGACGCAAGGGTGCGCTGTCGTACCGCATCAAGCCCATCGACCCGTCCATGAGCTTCTGCGGCCCGGCCGTGACCGTTCGCGCGCACCCCGGTGACAACATCATGGTGCAGGTCGCCATCGCCTATGCGCAGCCCGGGGACGTCGTCATCGCGGCCGCCGGCGAACTCGCGCAGGCCGGCTCCTTCGGCGACGTGATGGCCACCGCCTCGCAGTCCAAGGGGCTCGCCGCGTTCGTCACCGACTCCGGCATCCGCGACAGCGCCGACATCCGCGCTCTCGGTTTCCCCGTCTTCTCGGGTTCGATCTGCATCGAGGGCACCGTCAAGGAGACCCTCGGGCCGGTGAACTACCCGCTGGTGGTCGGTGGCCAGCTGGTCAACCCCGGCGACATCCTCAAGGGGGACGCGGACGGCATCGTCGTCGTCCGCCCCGACGAGGCCGAAGAGGTCATCCGCCTGTGCCAGGAGCGCGAGGACCACGAGTTGTACATTCGCGCCGAGCATCGCAAGCAGGAGCGCAGCATCCTCGAGATCCACGGCCTGACCGAGAAGCTCGCGGCCAAGGGCCTGCTCGTTGAGAGCTGA
- a CDS encoding 5-oxoprolinase subunit B family protein translates to MRVQLFACGDAAVRLVVADARAEDAWALVHRVAERINDAPPNGMYGAVPTYDSLLLEFDAIVWSFDSVAPLLNLMAQEVMNGDDRGHRSPRRFTLPVVYGGRFGPDLGFVADYLGLTETEVIDLHTGSEYVVRCLGGPAASCMIDGPGFSRPIPRLPDPRLEVPPNAVSVAGVQGVIGPVRSPSGWRLIGQSPVEIMDRSASALVPYRPGDLIRFESIDEARWDSYAGTHLHELAAV, encoded by the coding sequence ATGCGAGTTCAACTCTTCGCCTGTGGGGACGCGGCGGTGCGTCTGGTCGTCGCCGACGCACGCGCGGAGGACGCCTGGGCCCTGGTGCACCGGGTCGCCGAGCGCATCAACGACGCTCCCCCGAACGGGATGTACGGCGCGGTTCCCACCTACGACTCCCTGCTGCTCGAATTCGACGCGATCGTCTGGTCCTTCGACTCGGTGGCGCCCCTGCTGAACCTCATGGCGCAGGAGGTGATGAACGGGGACGATCGCGGGCATCGCAGCCCGCGCCGCTTCACCCTGCCCGTCGTCTACGGCGGCAGGTTCGGGCCGGACCTCGGATTCGTCGCCGACTACCTGGGGCTGACGGAGACCGAGGTCATCGACCTGCACACCGGGTCGGAGTACGTCGTGCGTTGCCTGGGAGGCCCTGCCGCGTCCTGCATGATCGACGGACCCGGGTTCTCGCGTCCCATTCCCCGGCTCCCGGATCCCCGGCTGGAGGTGCCGCCCAACGCGGTCTCGGTCGCGGGGGTGCAGGGGGTGATCGGGCCGGTCCGTTCCCCGAGCGGTTGGCGGCTCATCGGCCAGTCGCCGGTGGAGATCATGGACAGGTCGGCGTCCGCGCTCGTGCCCTATCGTCCTGGCGACCTCATCCGGTTCGAGTCAATCGACGAGGCCCGGTGGGACTCCTACGCGGGAACCCACCTTCACGAACTGGCCGCGGTATGA
- a CDS encoding LysR substrate-binding domain-containing protein, whose product MDTRRLRYFVTIVDCGTITRAAEMLYLAQPALSQHVSALEAELGQQLLVRSHKGITPTNAGRSLYRYAQEILRLEESVQREIRSDDDSPSGTVAIGLASYSLASTMTVPLLQAIRSRYPRIVMRLVETLTVIHSQALRMGQIDAALIYDPGPVRGVRFERVSVDELYLVAPDWFEIPLDEKGDVPVAALGGLQFLLPSRTHTLRKLVEQAVHQADGELEVVIEIESTRLLADAVALGLGVTILPKPAAEALFPGDPFVLRRIVDPHLVAAFALATPDQQPLSAAAEAVVEVLREFTVPRPASCLGS is encoded by the coding sequence ATGGACACTCGGCGATTGCGGTATTTCGTCACGATCGTCGACTGCGGGACGATCACGCGCGCGGCCGAGATGCTGTACCTGGCCCAGCCCGCATTGAGTCAGCACGTCTCGGCGTTGGAGGCCGAACTCGGCCAGCAGTTGCTGGTGCGCAGCCACAAGGGAATCACCCCGACGAACGCGGGACGCTCACTCTACCGGTACGCGCAGGAGATCCTGAGGCTCGAGGAGTCCGTCCAGCGCGAGATCCGCAGTGACGACGACAGCCCGTCGGGCACTGTAGCGATCGGTCTGGCGTCCTACAGCCTGGCCTCCACGATGACCGTCCCACTGCTGCAGGCCATCAGGTCGCGGTATCCGCGGATCGTCATGCGATTGGTGGAGACGCTCACGGTGATCCACAGCCAGGCGCTCCGGATGGGGCAGATCGACGCGGCGCTCATCTACGACCCCGGACCCGTGCGGGGAGTGCGGTTCGAACGGGTCTCCGTGGACGAGCTCTATCTCGTGGCGCCCGATTGGTTCGAGATCCCGCTGGACGAGAAGGGCGATGTGCCCGTCGCGGCCCTCGGCGGCCTGCAGTTCCTGCTCCCGAGCCGGACGCACACCCTGCGCAAGCTGGTCGAGCAGGCCGTCCATCAGGCCGACGGGGAACTGGAGGTCGTCATCGAGATCGAGAGCACCCGGCTCCTGGCCGATGCGGTCGCCCTCGGTCTCGGAGTGACCATCCTGCCCAAGCCCGCGGCCGAGGCGCTCTTCCCCGGCGACCCGTTCGTGTTGCGGAGGATCGTGGATCCGCACCTGGTCGCCGCCTTCGCGCTGGCGACACCCGACCAGCAGCCCCTGTCGGCCGCGGCCGAGGCGGTCGTGGAGGTCCTCCGCGAGTTCACGGTGCCCAGACCGGCGTCGTGCCTCGGCTCCTGA
- a CDS encoding 5-oxoprolinase subunit PxpA — protein MGARIALIADLGESFGAYSMGDDEELLKIVTGANIACGFHAGDPRVMDRTVRACVERGVGIGAHPSFPDLIGFGRRAMDLAAEEVRTDILYQIGALSAFATAHGTRVTHLTPHGKLGNLVITRPDYAQAMVEAAQAFDPSLVIVTQDGEVVRAAQERDARIAMVGVIDRNYEDDGTLTPRGTPEAVLHDPEVILARTLRMVVDGTVVSRTGAVLPVRTDAILLHGDGDGALELARRVRTELLAAGVELAPLGELIAGRAA, from the coding sequence GTGGGCGCAAGGATCGCGTTGATAGCCGATCTCGGGGAGAGCTTCGGCGCATATTCGATGGGCGACGACGAGGAGCTGCTGAAGATCGTCACCGGCGCGAACATCGCGTGCGGCTTCCATGCCGGAGACCCCCGGGTGATGGACCGTACCGTGCGGGCGTGCGTCGAGCGTGGCGTCGGGATCGGGGCGCACCCCAGCTTCCCCGACCTCATCGGCTTCGGACGCCGGGCGATGGACCTCGCAGCCGAAGAGGTTCGCACCGACATCCTCTACCAGATCGGTGCGCTGTCGGCGTTCGCCACCGCCCACGGCACGCGGGTCACCCACCTGACTCCGCACGGCAAGCTCGGCAATCTGGTGATCACGCGGCCCGACTACGCGCAGGCCATGGTCGAGGCGGCCCAGGCGTTCGATCCGTCGCTGGTGATCGTCACGCAGGACGGCGAGGTCGTCCGCGCCGCGCAGGAACGCGACGCACGGATCGCCATGGTCGGGGTCATCGACCGCAACTACGAGGACGACGGCACGCTCACTCCCCGGGGCACTCCTGAGGCCGTCCTGCACGATCCCGAGGTGATCCTCGCGCGCACACTCCGCATGGTCGTGGACGGGACCGTCGTGAGCAGGACCGGCGCGGTGTTGCCCGTCCGGACCGATGCCATCCTGTTACACGGCGATGGTGACGGGGCGCTCGAGCTGGCTCGGCGAGTGCGGACGGAACTGCTCGCAGCCGGTGTGGAACTGGCGCCCCTGGGCGAGCTGATCGCCGGGCGGGCTGCCTGA
- a CDS encoding SpaH/EbpB family LPXTG-anchored major pilin produces the protein MSTTSRGLSRWITGALGATALAMFSLFALTSPASAIEPVDIDSAQDGQSSIIVHKYEQPSEVGDPASGAEQTVSSDPIEGVDFTLYQLDGIDLTDPDDWDIVNDLNDAIEAGATPVVDLTATPATVTVGTLAFTLTEEATDTTDSTGTITFDTLNFGVYIVVEGDGPASIVTKAAPFLVSLPFASPDNTWNYDVHVYPKNAVTGITKTAEDLSSTTSPNYQVGDVVQWTIDANIPYLTEEGLTQFAISDDLDSRLSYIASGATVTITNAGGTEVTGFISGTDYTLTSTDGTDPVELTFTAAGLTKLEAVQGGKVTLTFNTQVTSLGETGEIPNTAVLFVNDSSNEADTETAFGQLTVFKYATNDDEKKGLEGATFKLYRDEAKTQPVTVDGAEWEGTTDDNGLVTIPVLKPGTYYLVETVAPTGYQLITDPIPVTIYPGLTSTDSAEPLNYVEVENEQVPVWQLPLTGGNGTLTFTWVGVALLVVAGGAALVSRRKAATAA, from the coding sequence ATGTCCACAACCAGTCGGGGGCTGAGCCGGTGGATCACTGGCGCCTTGGGGGCAACGGCCCTGGCCATGTTCAGCCTCTTCGCGCTGACAAGCCCCGCATCGGCCATCGAGCCAGTCGATATCGACTCTGCACAGGACGGGCAGTCGAGCATCATCGTGCACAAGTACGAACAACCGTCCGAGGTGGGTGATCCAGCCTCCGGTGCCGAGCAGACTGTCTCGTCCGACCCCATCGAGGGCGTCGACTTCACCCTCTATCAGTTGGACGGCATTGACCTCACTGACCCGGATGATTGGGACATCGTCAACGACCTCAACGACGCGATCGAGGCAGGCGCTACACCGGTGGTCGATCTGACCGCCACTCCGGCAACCGTGACGGTGGGCACGCTCGCATTCACCTTGACCGAAGAGGCGACCGACACAACCGATTCGACCGGAACCATCACCTTCGACACACTCAACTTCGGCGTCTACATCGTGGTCGAGGGCGACGGCCCGGCGAGCATCGTCACCAAGGCAGCTCCGTTCCTCGTGTCGCTTCCCTTCGCGTCCCCGGACAACACGTGGAACTACGACGTGCACGTCTACCCCAAGAATGCCGTGACCGGTATCACGAAGACGGCCGAGGACCTGTCCAGCACCACCTCCCCGAACTACCAGGTCGGTGACGTGGTTCAGTGGACCATCGATGCCAACATCCCGTACCTGACCGAAGAGGGCCTGACCCAGTTCGCGATCTCGGACGACCTCGACTCGCGTCTGTCGTACATCGCCTCCGGCGCCACCGTCACCATCACGAACGCGGGCGGCACCGAGGTCACCGGCTTCATCTCCGGCACCGACTACACCCTGACGTCCACCGACGGCACTGATCCCGTTGAGTTGACCTTCACGGCCGCTGGACTCACCAAGCTCGAGGCCGTCCAGGGCGGCAAGGTCACCCTCACCTTCAACACCCAGGTGACCTCGCTCGGCGAAACCGGTGAGATCCCCAACACGGCCGTCCTGTTCGTCAACGACAGCAGCAACGAGGCCGACACCGAGACCGCTTTCGGCCAGCTGACCGTCTTCAAGTACGCCACCAACGATGACGAGAAGAAGGGTCTTGAGGGCGCGACCTTCAAGCTCTACCGCGACGAGGCCAAGACGCAGCCTGTGACCGTCGACGGTGCCGAGTGGGAGGGCACCACCGACGACAACGGCCTGGTCACCATCCCGGTGCTCAAGCCCGGCACCTACTACCTGGTCGAGACCGTGGCCCCGACCGGCTACCAGCTGATCACCGACCCGATCCCGGTGACCATCTACCCCGGTCTCACGAGCACCGACAGCGCTGAGCCGCTCAACTACGTCGAGGTCGAGAACGAGCAGGTGCCCGTGTGGCAGCTGCCCCTCACCGGTGGCAACGGCACCCTGACCTTCACCTGGGTGGGCGTCGCCCTCCTGGTGGTCGCCGGTGGCGCGGCTCTGGTCTCACGGCGCAAGGCTGCCACGGCCGCCTGA
- a CDS encoding biotin-dependent carboxyltransferase family protein: protein MRVHDAGYAVVTDLGRFAGPATGLSVNGALDQHAARTANHLVGNPAGAPLIELTISTLTIQLDRDALIAVSGAPASVEVDGVAAGMHTPVVVARGGTVRITVGDRGLRSYIAIRGSLDVPLLLGSCAPDTMIGFGLRLTPGTEVRELVSTPMPGNPFFGVPFFPPGDRPRPLDDEPSVPVTDGPDAHEFGDSARELFAQPYEVSPRSNHVGLRLSGPTPQRMSADEVLSRGVPVGAIEVPSRSELLVLHRGRGVTAGYPVLGVVTTVGLDVMAQVRPGQRVRFRRITSREASFLRLEQHVAEERFRRRCAEFLRLNGVPELDAPPPPASPTPGRPAEGVARSRSLSPTRPAPIHEGVLS, encoded by the coding sequence ATGAGGGTGCACGACGCGGGATATGCCGTCGTCACCGACCTGGGCAGGTTCGCCGGCCCGGCCACCGGTCTGTCGGTCAACGGGGCTCTCGACCAGCACGCTGCCCGGACCGCGAATCACCTGGTCGGCAACCCGGCGGGCGCGCCACTCATCGAGTTGACCATCAGCACCCTGACGATCCAGCTGGACCGCGACGCGCTGATCGCGGTATCCGGTGCGCCGGCATCGGTCGAGGTGGACGGCGTGGCCGCCGGCATGCACACCCCCGTGGTGGTCGCGCGCGGCGGCACGGTGCGCATCACGGTGGGGGATCGCGGGCTGCGCAGCTACATCGCGATCCGGGGTTCCCTCGACGTCCCCCTGCTGTTGGGCAGCTGCGCTCCCGACACGATGATCGGCTTCGGGCTGCGGCTCACGCCAGGCACCGAGGTCCGCGAACTCGTCTCCACCCCGATGCCGGGAAACCCGTTCTTCGGCGTCCCGTTCTTCCCACCCGGTGACCGCCCGCGTCCGCTGGACGACGAGCCGTCCGTCCCCGTCACCGACGGGCCGGACGCCCACGAGTTCGGTGACAGTGCGCGCGAGCTGTTCGCGCAACCCTACGAGGTCAGTCCCCGCAGCAACCATGTGGGGCTGCGGTTGTCCGGCCCCACGCCACAGCGCATGTCGGCGGACGAGGTGCTGTCCCGCGGCGTCCCGGTGGGCGCCATCGAGGTGCCGTCACGCTCGGAACTGCTGGTTCTGCACCGCGGTCGCGGCGTGACCGCCGGCTACCCGGTGCTCGGGGTTGTCACCACGGTGGGGCTGGACGTGATGGCGCAGGTGCGTCCCGGGCAGCGGGTGCGGTTCCGCCGGATCACGTCGCGGGAGGCGTCCTTCCTGCGGCTGGAGCAGCACGTCGCCGAGGAGCGCTTCCGGCGCCGCTGCGCCGAGTTCCTGCGGCTCAACGGGGTGCCCGAACTCGATGCGCCCCCGCCACCCGCGTCCCCCACGCCCGGTCGCCCCGCCGAGGGCGTTGCCCGTTCACGTTCGTTGTCACCCACACGTCCGGCACCCATTCACGAAGGAGTCCTGTCATGA
- a CDS encoding vWA domain-containing protein codes for MALSVGGAGGASATPDPTPSDTTGTSSSSSTSSQEESPTTEPTDTQAAPETTGTPTETQSSTTEKSTSDDPTTEKSTTDQTAAADIGIAPMSIPTASADATHAVVSVKVGSYRSGTTTIEPLAGAQLALYDSLNSSTPVVGDWAICTSDADGDCNFVIPNTNQGGTNRDRALYVKAYAAPSGYSQYVAGQLGTGSDVSTSTYGFRVGSGNQLRANNTYTSSGQGADFMISTGQTGNASGGVFQFVRDNPVIQQCGLDVALVLDLSGSIAGYEDDLAGAANTLVDSLTGTDSSVSLYTFSTSSPARTWVGSNNDTGPVIVANHTNQQSVSTGSGANTVKSWYSNSSGDATFTASGGTNWDRGLWAASTSGNDYDVAIVITDGNPTFYAAPPVEGYGSYTRFRELENGIFSANSIKEDGTRVIALGVGEGVDSTASGLNLASISGPTEGSDYFQTDDYGQAAEVLQQMISESCAGTVTVVKQVVPSTSDESPEDITGATPAGGWTFGTSSSNTDVTLPASGTTSTGTGAVNFPLTFPTGTETTDLTITEQPTTDQAGRYTLVTQGGKNAVCTNLTTGDPVTVTNNGEAGFTLSGVDGGSNISCTVYNREHEVSASVAVDKQWVVNGTNYANGDQPEGLLAGLTLSGPGTATSTTQPWATTRTGYTEGDQPSIDETTTIDPILVGCTLDSQQVTEANGETVTESLPYSPTLQAGENEYVVTNVVTCVTKLTLIKQVIGGDAEPDEWSFTAYTVPTVPSEGTAVSGFDGVTPADTLPNDQWGVTDEIDPGTYQFAEQNGPAEYYQQFRGDPDTQQATRPLSTGSWDCTHVDDDLNRVDEWNDGLNGGAVIAQGTHVACIAYNLTGQMTILKYVDGGSSEASDWNLTATPASGVDGLSATTVTGDETITDDNTFYVRPLHDYSITEESLSGNLAYGQVKVQQYTGEIPSDGVVDHTDDSLWTDVDPSAIQVPNDDNAHSVYRIVNVPAPSIVLPLTGGTAQDLFVITGTGLLILTAGAAAWRRRREQAAAK; via the coding sequence ATGGCTCTGTCCGTGGGTGGTGCTGGCGGGGCCAGCGCGACTCCCGACCCCACGCCTTCGGACACCACCGGGACATCGTCGAGCTCGAGCACCTCCTCGCAGGAGGAGTCGCCGACGACGGAGCCGACCGACACACAGGCCGCACCGGAGACCACCGGTACGCCGACCGAGACCCAGAGTTCGACGACCGAGAAGTCGACCAGCGATGACCCGACGACCGAGAAGTCGACGACCGATCAGACTGCTGCGGCAGACATCGGGATTGCGCCCATGTCGATCCCGACCGCCTCGGCCGACGCCACGCACGCCGTGGTGAGCGTCAAGGTCGGTTCCTACCGCTCCGGCACGACCACCATCGAACCGCTGGCAGGCGCGCAGCTTGCGCTGTACGACAGCTTGAACTCGTCGACGCCCGTCGTAGGCGACTGGGCCATCTGCACCTCGGACGCGGATGGCGACTGCAACTTCGTCATCCCGAACACGAACCAGGGCGGGACCAACCGTGACCGCGCTCTCTATGTGAAGGCATACGCGGCACCCAGCGGCTACAGCCAATACGTCGCAGGTCAGCTCGGCACCGGCAGCGATGTCTCCACCAGCACGTACGGCTTCCGCGTCGGATCAGGCAATCAGTTGCGCGCCAACAACACCTACACCTCCAGTGGCCAGGGTGCCGACTTCATGATCTCCACCGGCCAGACCGGCAACGCCTCGGGCGGTGTGTTCCAGTTCGTCCGCGACAATCCCGTCATCCAGCAGTGTGGCCTCGACGTCGCCCTGGTCCTCGACCTGTCCGGATCGATCGCCGGGTACGAGGATGATCTGGCCGGCGCGGCCAACACTCTGGTGGATTCGCTGACCGGGACCGACTCCAGCGTGTCGCTCTACACGTTCAGCACCAGCTCACCGGCCCGCACCTGGGTCGGCTCCAACAACGACACCGGCCCGGTCATCGTCGCGAACCACACCAATCAGCAGAGCGTGTCGACTGGGTCCGGGGCGAACACGGTCAAGTCGTGGTACAGCAATTCCTCCGGTGATGCGACCTTCACCGCCAGCGGTGGCACCAACTGGGACCGCGGGCTGTGGGCGGCCAGCACCAGCGGCAACGACTACGACGTTGCCATCGTGATCACCGACGGCAACCCGACCTTCTACGCCGCGCCGCCGGTCGAAGGCTACGGCAGCTACACCCGCTTCCGTGAGCTGGAGAACGGCATCTTCTCCGCCAACTCGATCAAGGAGGACGGGACCCGCGTCATCGCCCTGGGCGTCGGCGAAGGTGTCGACTCCACCGCGTCCGGCCTCAACCTGGCATCCATTTCTGGCCCGACCGAAGGTAGCGACTACTTCCAGACCGATGACTACGGCCAGGCGGCCGAGGTGCTGCAGCAAATGATCTCCGAGAGCTGCGCGGGCACTGTCACCGTGGTCAAGCAGGTCGTGCCGTCCACCTCCGACGAGTCACCCGAAGACATCACCGGCGCCACACCCGCGGGTGGATGGACCTTCGGCACGAGTTCTTCCAACACCGATGTGACCTTGCCGGCCTCCGGCACCACGAGCACGGGAACCGGCGCGGTCAACTTCCCCCTCACCTTCCCCACAGGAACCGAGACCACCGACCTGACGATCACCGAGCAACCGACCACTGATCAGGCCGGGAGATACACGTTGGTGACCCAGGGAGGCAAGAACGCCGTCTGCACCAACCTGACCACCGGTGATCCCGTAACCGTCACGAACAACGGTGAGGCCGGGTTCACCCTGTCCGGGGTCGACGGAGGATCGAACATCTCCTGCACCGTGTACAACCGGGAGCACGAGGTGAGCGCCTCGGTCGCCGTTGACAAACAATGGGTGGTCAACGGGACGAACTATGCCAACGGTGACCAGCCCGAAGGACTACTGGCTGGTCTCACCCTCAGTGGCCCAGGAACCGCGACTTCGACGACCCAACCATGGGCGACCACCCGGACCGGCTACACCGAGGGCGACCAGCCGTCGATCGACGAGACCACCACGATCGACCCGATCCTGGTGGGCTGCACGCTCGACTCACAGCAGGTCACCGAGGCCAATGGCGAAACCGTGACCGAGAGCCTGCCGTACTCGCCGACCCTGCAGGCAGGCGAGAACGAGTACGTCGTCACCAACGTGGTCACCTGTGTCACCAAACTCACCCTTATCAAGCAGGTGATCGGCGGCGACGCCGAACCCGACGAGTGGAGTTTCACCGCCTACACGGTGCCAACGGTCCCGAGCGAAGGAACCGCGGTCAGCGGGTTCGACGGCGTGACGCCCGCGGACACCCTGCCCAACGACCAGTGGGGCGTGACCGACGAGATCGACCCCGGCACTTATCAGTTCGCCGAGCAGAACGGGCCGGCCGAGTACTACCAGCAGTTCCGTGGTGACCCGGACACCCAGCAGGCCACGCGTCCGCTATCCACTGGATCTTGGGACTGCACCCACGTGGACGACGACCTGAACCGTGTTGACGAGTGGAACGACGGCCTCAACGGAGGCGCCGTGATCGCCCAGGGCACCCACGTCGCGTGCATCGCCTACAACCTGACCGGACAGATGACGATACTCAAGTACGTCGACGGCGGCAGCAGCGAGGCCAGCGACTGGAACCTCACCGCTACCCCGGCCAGCGGCGTGGACGGGCTGTCCGCGACCACGGTCACCGGCGACGAGACGATCACCGACGACAACACCTTCTACGTCCGCCCGCTGCACGACTACTCGATCACCGAGGAGTCGCTCTCCGGCAACCTCGCCTACGGGCAGGTCAAGGTGCAGCAGTACACGGGTGAGATCCCGTCCGATGGTGTGGTCGATCACACCGACGACAGCCTGTGGACCGACGTCGACCCGAGCGCGATCCAGGTGCCCAACGACGACAACGCCCACTCCGTGTACCGCATCGTCAACGTGCCCGCACCCTCGATCGTCCTGCCGCTCACCGGCGGCACGGCCCAGGACCTGTTCGTCATCACGGGAACCGGTCTCCTGATCCTCACCGCGGGGGCGGCTGCCTGGCGCAGGCGTCGTGAACAGGCGGCGGCGAAATGA